One Candidatus Blochmannia vicinus DNA window includes the following coding sequences:
- the murF gene encoding UDP-N-acetylmuramoyl-tripeptide--D-alanyl-D-alanine ligase has protein sequence MIPFSLCKIAPILNAKHVGIDLIINSITINSNTIYKQCMFVALIGKCFDGHDFAAQAIDSGAKALLVSNYMLLDVPQLIVPNTRYALLMLAHWVRQQVSAKVVAITGSSGKTSVKEMTTSILKNCGNTVATQGNFNNTVGVPITLLRLTKQNNFAIIELGSSHPGELIQLSKIVSANSALVNNIYPSHLLGFGSLTKIKKEKGKIFSELDSRGKGIINADNHALYLWRKILRGKSIWNFSLHTNIGVDFFASNIISEKNGMRFLLHSPYGISPILLPMLGRHNISNALAASALAFSVGAGLSEVVTGLENVKPLPGRLFPIILGEGKVLLDDTYNSNVGSMISAIHVLTTMPGYRILVVSDMSELGKYKEMKYHSYIGKLIATTNINKILTIGSASYFISKMSGRGEHFRNKHKLIIYIKKMLSSYTSISVLVKGSRVFEMEKIINAIKDEKKCSFG, from the coding sequence ATGATTCCATTTAGTCTTTGTAAAATAGCGCCAATTTTAAATGCAAAACATGTTGGTATAGATTTAATCATTAATTCCATTACTATTAATTCGAATACTATTTACAAACAATGTATGTTTGTAGCACTGATAGGTAAATGTTTTGATGGTCATGATTTTGCCGCCCAAGCCATCGATTCTGGCGCTAAAGCATTATTAGTAAGTAATTATATGTTATTAGATGTTCCTCAATTAATTGTACCTAATACTCGTTATGCTTTGCTAATGTTAGCACATTGGGTACGTCAACAAGTGTCAGCAAAAGTTGTTGCTATAACTGGGTCCAGTGGTAAAACATCAGTAAAAGAAATGACCACATCTATACTAAAGAATTGTGGGAATACAGTCGCAACACAAGGTAACTTTAATAATACAGTTGGAGTTCCAATCACTTTATTACGTTTAACCAAACAAAATAATTTTGCAATCATTGAATTAGGTTCGAGTCATCCAGGAGAACTGATACAATTAAGCAAGATCGTTTCTGCTAATTCAGCTTTAGTAAACAATATTTACCCATCACATTTATTAGGATTTGGATCATTAACCAAAATAAAAAAAGAGAAAGGAAAGATTTTTTCTGAATTAGATTCACGTGGAAAAGGTATTATAAATGCAGATAACCATGCTTTGTATTTGTGGCGTAAAATATTACGAGGAAAATCTATATGGAATTTTTCTTTGCATACTAATATTGGTGTAGATTTTTTTGCAAGTAATATTATTTCTGAAAAAAATGGAATGCGGTTTCTTTTGCACAGCCCATATGGGATCTCTCCAATATTGCTACCAATGTTGGGTAGACATAATATATCTAATGCTTTAGCCGCTAGCGCTCTTGCGTTTTCTGTAGGCGCGGGGTTATCGGAAGTAGTTACTGGATTGGAAAATGTAAAACCGTTACCTGGTAGGTTGTTTCCAATTATTTTAGGTGAAGGTAAAGTATTGTTGGATGATACTTATAACTCTAATGTTGGTTCTATGATATCTGCAATTCACGTATTAACCACAATGCCAGGTTATCGCATATTAGTAGTTAGTGATATGTCAGAATTAGGGAAATATAAAGAGATGAAATATCATTCTTATATTGGTAAATTAATCGCAACGACAAATATAAATAAAATTCTTACTATTGGTAGCGCCAGTTATTTTATTTCTAAAATGTCTGGAAGAGGAGAACATTTTAGAAATAAACACAAATTAATTATTTATATTAAAAAAATGTTATCTAGTTATACATCAATTAGCGTGTTAGTAAAAGGATCTCGTGTTTTTGAAATGGAGAAAATAATCAATGCTATCAAGGATGAAAAGAAATGTTCTTTTGGTTGA
- the mraY gene encoding phospho-N-acetylmuramoyl-pentapeptide-transferase gives MFFWLIKHLLVLYSSNFSIICHLTFRVIASLLLALFISLGIGSYVIKRFHNLRFFQIVRENGPKAHIQKQGTPTMGGIIILLSIFISVMMWADLSNLYVWYVSFILITYGILGLIDDFLKIKRKSTVGLSALHKYFWQSLIALTLIITMFILDHNIVSTQLVVPFFKNFMPQLGIWYIVLAYFVVVGTSNSVNLSDGLDGLAIMPIILITAGLALVASITSDIYFSYCLHIPYLALSGELIIVCAAIIGAGIGFLWFNTYPAQIFMGDVGSLSLGGTLGIIAVLLRQECLLLIMGGVFVIETISVILQIIYFKLFKKRIFKMTPIHHHFELKGCPEPRLIVRFWIISLILVLFGLITLKIR, from the coding sequence ATGTTCTTTTGGTTGATAAAGCATCTATTAGTACTATATTCATCTAATTTTAGTATTATTTGTCATTTAACTTTTAGGGTTATTGCTAGTTTATTGTTAGCATTATTTATTTCTTTGGGGATAGGTTCTTATGTAATTAAACGATTTCATAATTTACGTTTTTTTCAAATAGTACGTGAGAATGGACCAAAAGCACATATTCAAAAGCAAGGTACGCCCACTATGGGTGGAATTATAATACTTCTATCTATTTTTATATCGGTAATGATGTGGGCTGATTTGTCTAACTTATATGTATGGTATGTATCATTTATATTAATAACATATGGGATATTAGGATTAATTGATGATTTTTTAAAAATAAAAAGAAAAAGTACTGTCGGTTTAAGTGCATTACACAAATATTTTTGGCAATCGTTAATTGCATTAACGTTGATTATTACTATGTTTATATTAGACCACAACATTGTATCTACACAATTAGTAGTGCCATTTTTTAAAAATTTTATGCCACAATTAGGTATTTGGTATATTGTACTAGCGTATTTTGTCGTTGTTGGAACAAGTAATTCAGTTAATTTATCTGATGGATTAGATGGATTAGCTATTATGCCCATAATATTAATTACGGCTGGCTTAGCTTTAGTCGCATCTATAACTAGTGATATATATTTTTCTTATTGTTTACATATTCCTTACCTTGCTCTTTCTGGAGAATTAATAATTGTATGCGCTGCCATTATTGGTGCTGGTATTGGATTTTTATGGTTTAATACTTATCCAGCTCAAATATTTATGGGTGATGTAGGTTCTTTATCACTTGGAGGTACGCTTGGAATAATTGCAGTATTATTACGTCAAGAGTGTTTATTATTAATTATGGGCGGCGTATTTGTAATAGAAACCATATCTGTGATCTTGCAAATAATTTATTTCAAATTATTTAAAAAACGAATATTTAAAATGACACCGATTCATCATCATTTTGAATTAAAAGGTTGTCCAGAACCTCGACTTATAGTTCGATTTTGGATTATATCATTAATATTGGTTCTATTTGGATTAATTACTTTGAAAATACGGTAA
- the ftsI gene encoding peptidoglycan glycosyltransferase FtsI: MKFKPYNFQLILSSTRFNLLYSCIFFILIILLLRLTYLQIIYSNKLINEENLRSLRVQHISFPRGFITDRMGQLLAISIPADSVWMDPYKINRNGGISSEICRWRMLSKILNISLDKLSSLISNHATGRFIYLARQIDPSVSQRISQLKLPGVYLQQESKRYYPAGCITAHLIGITDIDSQGIEGIEKSFNTSLSGQPGTKVIRKDRFGRTIEETTIENGQASQNIVLSIDERLQYLAYHELNNAIRINKAESGSVVLIDINTGEILAMTNYPSYNPNNLSVTNKSVMRNRAITDAFEPGSTVKPIVVMAALKHNIITTGTVVNTSPYVINGHQVKDVIYRDKLTIGEILKKSSNVGVSKLALSMPATTLVNTYLNFGMGKTTNIGLIGESSGVYPYDKCWSDIERATFSYGYGLMITPLQLAKVYATIGGMGVSKPLSIIRVDSPLTLGHQVFPRPLVRAVLDMMESVLLPGNSYQETIKGYRVAVKTGTVKTVGSHGKYINKYIACAAGVAPASNPRFALAVVINDPKNGHYYGNMVSTPVFRAVMGNTLKIMNIAPDFLQ; this comes from the coding sequence ATGAAGTTTAAACCTTATAATTTCCAATTAATTTTAAGCAGTACACGTTTTAACTTATTGTACAGTTGTATTTTTTTTATATTAATTATCTTGCTATTAAGATTGACTTATTTACAAATCATTTATTCTAATAAGTTAATTAATGAGGAAAACTTGCGTTCATTGCGTGTGCAACATATCTCGTTCCCTCGGGGTTTCATTACTGATAGAATGGGTCAATTGCTAGCAATTAGTATACCGGCTGATTCAGTTTGGATGGATCCTTATAAAATTAATAGGAATGGCGGTATCTCTTCTGAGATCTGTCGTTGGAGAATGTTATCTAAAATATTAAATATATCATTAGACAAGCTATCATCTCTTATTAGTAATCATGCTACAGGGCGATTTATTTATTTAGCGCGACAAATAGATCCTTCTGTTTCTCAGCGTATTAGTCAACTTAAATTACCGGGAGTATATTTACAACAAGAATCAAAACGGTATTATCCTGCTGGGTGTATAACTGCGCATTTAATAGGAATAACAGATATAGATAGTCAAGGTATCGAAGGTATAGAAAAAAGCTTCAATACTTCGTTATCTGGTCAACCCGGAACAAAAGTAATACGAAAAGATAGATTTGGTAGAACAATTGAGGAAACTACTATAGAAAATGGACAAGCTTCTCAAAATATTGTTTTAAGTATCGATGAACGTCTACAATATTTAGCATATCATGAATTAAATAATGCTATACGTATAAATAAGGCAGAGTCTGGGAGCGTAGTATTAATAGACATTAATACTGGAGAAATTTTGGCTATGACGAATTATCCATCATATAATCCAAATAATTTATCTGTTACTAATAAATCCGTTATGCGTAATCGTGCTATTACTGATGCATTTGAGCCAGGTTCAACAGTAAAACCTATTGTGGTTATGGCTGCATTAAAACACAACATAATAACAACAGGTACTGTTGTGAATACATCTCCTTATGTGATTAATGGACATCAAGTCAAGGATGTAATTTATCGTGATAAATTAACTATTGGAGAAATATTGAAAAAATCTAGTAATGTTGGTGTTTCTAAATTAGCGTTATCCATGCCCGCAACAACTCTAGTAAACACATATTTAAATTTTGGAATGGGTAAGACGACTAATATAGGCTTAATAGGGGAAAGTAGCGGGGTATACCCATATGATAAATGTTGGTCAGATATAGAACGAGCCACATTCTCTTATGGATATGGCTTAATGATTACCCCATTACAATTGGCTAAAGTTTATGCTACTATTGGCGGGATGGGAGTATCTAAACCACTTTCTATCATACGAGTTGATTCTCCTTTAACATTAGGACATCAAGTTTTTCCAAGACCGTTAGTACGCGCTGTTCTAGATATGATGGAGAGCGTATTGTTACCAGGTAATAGTTATCAGGAAACGATTAAAGGATATCGGGTTGCAGTAAAAACTGGTACTGTCAAGACAGTAGGATCACATGGAAAATATATTAACAAGTATATTGCATGTGCTGCTGGAGTAGCTCCAGCGAGTAATCCTAGATTTGCTTTAGCAGTAGTTATAAATGATCCTAAAAATGGTCACTATTATGGAAATATGGTATCTACGCCAGTGTTTCGTGCAGTTATGGGCAATACGTTAAAAATAATGAATATTGCTCCAGATTTTTTACAATAA
- the murD gene encoding UDP-N-acetylmuramoyl-L-alanine--D-glutamate ligase has product MNNYRGSQVVIIGLGITGLSCVNFFLARGIIPKVIDTRAHPPGISQLPHIVKYYLGAFNDIWLLSATLIVVSPGVRLDHPILIEALKSGVEIIGDIELFAREVTAPIIAITGSNGKSTVTQLISRIVQGVGWYVGVAGNIGVPALSLLNKSYQLYILEISSFQLDTTYSLRAKAAIILNISEDHMDRYPGGLRQYYLSKQKIYKNATVCVMNALDPLTEPIYDGYDYCVSFGINEDSADYHLKHYKGDNWIIARNEYVLNCSSMKINSRINYINALSALALSDIFNIPHSISLKVLCQFSGLTHRCQLVYKNHGVSWINDSKATNVNATTEAINNLTLSGTLHLMLGGDGKLADFSTLKRLIKQYEIHLYCFGKDGLLLTELGFDNVILTNTMIQAMRIINRRTKEKDIVLLSPACSSLDQFKSFATRGYMFTYFAREFGQ; this is encoded by the coding sequence ATGAATAATTATCGAGGATCACAAGTTGTGATTATCGGTTTAGGAATTACGGGTTTATCTTGTGTTAATTTTTTTTTAGCTCGTGGTATAATACCAAAAGTAATAGATACTCGTGCGCATCCTCCAGGGATAAGTCAATTACCACATATTGTAAAGTATTATTTGGGTGCGTTTAACGATATATGGTTATTAAGTGCTACATTAATTGTAGTTAGTCCTGGAGTACGATTAGATCATCCTATTTTAATTGAAGCATTAAAATCAGGAGTAGAGATTATTGGTGATATTGAATTGTTTGCTCGGGAGGTAACTGCTCCGATAATAGCTATTACTGGATCTAACGGAAAAAGCACAGTAACCCAATTAATTTCTAGGATAGTTCAGGGTGTTGGCTGGTATGTTGGTGTTGCAGGAAACATAGGCGTACCTGCTCTTTCTTTATTAAATAAATCATATCAATTGTATATATTGGAGATTTCAAGTTTTCAATTAGATACAACTTATAGTTTACGCGCAAAAGCAGCGATAATTTTGAATATTAGCGAAGACCACATGGATCGTTATCCCGGTGGATTAAGGCAATATTATCTTTCTAAGCAAAAAATTTATAAAAATGCTACAGTTTGTGTAATGAATGCTTTAGATCCTTTAACAGAACCCATATATGATGGTTATGATTACTGTGTGAGTTTCGGTATAAATGAAGATTCCGCAGATTATCATCTGAAACATTATAAAGGAGATAATTGGATAATCGCACGCAACGAATACGTGCTTAATTGTTCCTCAATGAAAATCAATAGTCGCATTAATTATATTAACGCATTATCCGCTTTAGCATTATCAGATATTTTTAATATTCCTCATTCTATTTCTTTAAAGGTATTGTGTCAATTCTCTGGACTAACGCATCGTTGTCAATTGGTTTATAAAAACCATGGAGTTAGCTGGATTAATGATTCTAAAGCTACTAATGTTAATGCAACTACAGAAGCTATTAACAACTTAACATTATCTGGGACACTACATTTGATGCTGGGAGGTGATGGAAAATTAGCTGATTTTTCTACATTAAAACGTTTAATTAAACAATATGAAATACACCTTTATTGCTTCGGAAAAGATGGATTATTATTGACAGAACTAGGTTTTGACAATGTCATTCTCACAAATACAATGATACAAGCAATGCGAATTATTAATCGTCGTACAAAAGAAAAAGACATAGTTTTGTTATCTCCAGCTTGCTCTAGTTTGGACCAATTTAAATCATTTGCAACGCGTGGATATATGTTTACCTATTTTGCACGAGAATTTGGACAATGA
- the murE gene encoding UDP-N-acetylmuramoyl-L-alanyl-D-glutamate--2,6-diaminopimelate ligase, producing MHELHNLYKFLLPCVSNNSVSPILTGIQLDSRDVTLGNLFIAVKGYRTDGRLYIDYAIKKGAAAVLSESWNNTTISKKYSYHTNEIPVVYINHLSQHLSDMAGIFYNHPSRFLNLVGVTGTNGKTTVTHLLASWVQLLGEKSAVMGTLGNGILDNMSLSDNTTCSAIDTQKILDQFIKDKIVFVAMEISSHGLSQHRVDALYFKVAIFTNLSHDHLDYHGNMEQYLMSKWRLFNELHVEKYVINADDLIGCRWLYYLPQAVAVTTTRNLPFFWKGKWISVIKVNYYLHYTNIIFDSSWGGGIIHSQLLGEFNVNNLLLALGALLVLGYPLSLLVHASSQLQPIIGRMEVFGSNGRPTIIVDYAHTPDALKKVLISIRQYCYGQLWCVFGCGGDRDQSKRALMGYVAKQYADRIIITNDNPRTEEPQSIVNDIMYGVSLSNSKKIIKIIKNRYSAIRTVISQACSEDIILISGKGHEKYQIIGNNRIYHSDQDIVKKFLKITLS from the coding sequence ATGCATGAATTACATAATTTATATAAATTTCTTCTACCATGCGTTTCTAATAATTCTGTTAGTCCCATATTAACAGGAATACAATTGGACAGTAGAGATGTTACATTAGGAAATTTGTTTATAGCGGTCAAGGGTTATAGGACTGACGGAAGATTATATATTGATTATGCAATTAAAAAAGGAGCCGCAGCAGTTCTTTCAGAATCTTGGAACAATACAACAATATCTAAAAAATATAGTTATCATACAAATGAAATACCTGTAGTTTATATAAATCATTTATCACAGCATTTATCTGATATGGCAGGAATCTTTTATAATCATCCATCCCGTTTTTTGAATTTAGTTGGTGTAACTGGCACTAATGGGAAAACTACTGTTACACATTTATTAGCTAGTTGGGTTCAATTATTAGGGGAGAAAAGTGCTGTGATGGGTACGTTAGGTAACGGGATATTAGATAATATGTCTTTATCCGACAATACGACTTGTTCTGCTATTGATACTCAAAAAATATTAGATCAATTTATTAAAGATAAGATTGTATTTGTTGCAATGGAAATATCATCACATGGATTATCTCAACATCGTGTAGATGCTTTATATTTTAAAGTTGCTATATTTACCAATTTAAGTCATGACCATTTAGATTATCATGGTAACATGGAGCAATATTTAATGTCTAAATGGCGATTATTTAATGAATTACATGTAGAGAAATATGTTATCAATGCTGATGATCTTATTGGTTGCCGATGGTTGTATTATTTACCACAGGCAGTTGCAGTAACCACAACAAGAAATTTACCGTTTTTTTGGAAAGGTAAATGGATATCTGTGATCAAAGTGAATTATTACTTGCACTATACAAACATTATTTTTGATTCAAGTTGGGGAGGCGGAATAATTCATAGCCAATTATTAGGAGAATTTAATGTTAATAATTTATTATTGGCTTTAGGCGCATTATTAGTATTGGGATATCCTTTATCGTTATTAGTTCACGCATCATCTCAATTACAGCCTATAATTGGTAGAATGGAAGTATTTGGTTCTAATGGGCGTCCTACAATTATAGTAGATTATGCACATACTCCTGATGCATTAAAAAAAGTGCTGATTTCAATTAGGCAATATTGTTATGGCCAATTATGGTGCGTTTTTGGTTGCGGAGGCGACAGAGATCAAAGTAAACGTGCTTTAATGGGTTATGTTGCAAAACAATATGCTGATCGCATTATTATTACTAATGATAATCCACGTACTGAAGAACCACAATCAATCGTAAATGATATTATGTATGGTGTAAGTCTATCAAATTCAAAAAAAATTATTAAAATTATTAAAAATCGTTATAGTGCGATACGCACTGTTATTTCCCAAGCGTGTTCAGAAGATATCATATTGATTTCTGGAAAAGGCCATGAAAAATACCAAATTATAGGAAATAATCGCATATATCATTCTGATCAAGACATAGTAAAAAAATTTTTAAAAATAACTTTATCATGA
- the murG gene encoding undecaprenyldiphospho-muramoylpentapeptide beta-N-acetylglucosaminyltransferase → MNQKKRILIVAGGSGGHVFPGLSVAHYLIDNGYQVVWLGTADRIEAKLVPKYGIDIKFIRIKRWHGEKLHIKCIMPLYICLAVYQARKIIKHWKPDIVLGMGGYVSGPSGLAAWTCGIPLIIHEQNRIIGLTNRYLSIFAAKVLQGFPNTFPNAKIVGNPIRQTILAIPNPVQRWQGRVGPIRVLVVGGSQGAHILNKIIPNMAEKLSNKLIIWHQVGEQDFKKVKWAYQKIKQNSHKIVKFIDDIAQAYSWADILISRAGALTVSEVSVVGLPAIFVPFIHHKDRQQYWNAMPLVQVGAAKIIEQKNFTSDYVSTVLESWDRKTLCSMAQRARGVAMPNATQQVSKLIIEYLKK, encoded by the coding sequence ATGAATCAAAAAAAAAGAATTTTGATAGTAGCAGGTGGTAGTGGAGGGCATGTATTTCCAGGATTGTCAGTAGCTCATTACTTGATTGATAATGGATATCAAGTTGTTTGGCTGGGTACTGCAGATCGTATTGAAGCTAAACTAGTTCCCAAATATGGTATTGATATTAAATTTATTCGTATTAAAAGGTGGCATGGCGAAAAATTACACATCAAGTGTATAATGCCGTTATATATTTGCTTAGCAGTATATCAAGCACGGAAAATTATAAAACATTGGAAACCTGATATAGTCTTAGGAATGGGTGGATATGTCTCTGGTCCTAGTGGATTAGCAGCATGGACGTGTGGTATTCCGTTAATAATACACGAACAAAATAGAATTATTGGTTTAACTAATCGGTATTTATCAATATTTGCTGCAAAAGTATTACAGGGATTTCCTAATACCTTTCCTAATGCTAAAATAGTAGGAAACCCAATACGACAAACAATATTGGCAATTCCAAATCCAGTTCAACGATGGCAAGGCCGTGTCGGCCCTATTCGTGTTTTGGTCGTTGGAGGTAGTCAAGGGGCTCATATATTAAACAAAATTATTCCAAACATGGCAGAAAAATTATCTAATAAACTGATCATATGGCATCAAGTTGGAGAGCAAGATTTCAAAAAAGTAAAATGGGCTTACCAAAAAATAAAACAAAACTCTCATAAAATTGTAAAATTTATTGATGATATAGCTCAAGCATATTCTTGGGCAGATATATTGATTTCTCGCGCTGGTGCATTAACAGTAAGCGAAGTGTCGGTCGTAGGATTGCCGGCAATATTTGTACCTTTTATACATCATAAAGACCGTCAACAATATTGGAATGCTATGCCTTTAGTACAAGTAGGAGCAGCAAAAATTATTGAACAGAAAAACTTTACAAGTGATTATGTTAGTACAGTGCTAGAATCTTGGGACAGAAAAACATTATGCAGTATGGCTCAACGCGCTAGAGGTGTGGCTATGCCTAATGCAACCCAACAAGTTTCTAAACTAATAATTGAATATTTAAAAAAATAA
- the ftsW gene encoding cell division protein FtsW, with protein MRVLKEKIINHLLKSHKKKLSHIDVLYDRLFFWFVLGLICIGFIIISSGSIPIGIRLVNDPYYFIKRVIIYYSITFLLSVVILRIPMIIWQNYSFIMLLYSYITLIIALILNNSTNGASRWIMLGSLCIQPAELSKLFFICYLSNYLTRKSKEIRANFWDISKPIVIMILLAILLLAQPDFGSIIILFITTLSILFLFGAKLWQLALIFVSNIFLIALLIVIKPYRIQRILTFWDPWKDPFGSGYQLTQSLMAFGRGKCFGEGLGNSILKLEYLPEAHTDFIFSILAEELGYFGAILVLFMLFIVVFRAMTIGYSALNINHRFSGILACSISIWFGLQIFINIGTVSGILPTKGLTLPFISYGGSSFLATVMASMLLLRIDFETRLSKDQAFLKSTKK; from the coding sequence ATGAGAGTATTAAAAGAAAAAATTATTAATCACTTATTAAAATCGCATAAAAAAAAATTATCACATATTGATGTATTATATGATCGTCTGTTTTTTTGGTTTGTATTGGGATTAATTTGTATTGGTTTTATTATCATTAGTTCAGGATCGATTCCTATTGGAATACGATTAGTGAATGATCCATACTATTTCATAAAGCGTGTAATTATTTATTATAGTATAACATTCCTATTATCTGTAGTTATTTTAAGAATACCAATGATAATTTGGCAGAATTATAGTTTTATAATGTTATTGTATAGTTACATAACGTTAATAATAGCATTAATATTAAATAATTCCACTAATGGAGCGTCACGTTGGATAATGTTGGGTTCGTTATGTATTCAACCTGCAGAATTATCAAAGTTGTTTTTTATTTGCTATCTTTCCAATTATTTAACGCGTAAATCAAAAGAAATACGTGCTAATTTTTGGGATATATCTAAACCCATAGTAATCATGATACTATTAGCTATATTATTATTAGCGCAACCTGATTTTGGTAGTATTATTATTCTATTTATTACCACTTTGTCTATATTATTTCTTTTCGGAGCCAAATTATGGCAGTTAGCATTGATTTTTGTATCTAATATATTTTTAATTGCATTATTGATTGTAATTAAACCGTATCGTATACAACGTATACTTACATTTTGGGATCCATGGAAAGATCCATTTGGCAGTGGTTATCAATTAACTCAATCATTAATGGCATTTGGTCGCGGAAAATGTTTTGGAGAAGGATTAGGAAATTCTATACTTAAGTTAGAATATTTACCTGAAGCTCACACTGATTTTATTTTTTCTATCCTTGCAGAAGAATTAGGATATTTTGGAGCAATTTTAGTATTGTTTATGTTATTTATAGTTGTGTTTCGTGCCATGACTATTGGATATAGCGCTTTGAATATTAATCATAGATTTTCTGGTATTTTGGCTTGTTCTATCAGTATTTGGTTTGGATTACAAATATTTATCAATATAGGAACTGTTAGCGGAATATTACCCACTAAGGGGTTAACATTACCGTTTATTAGCTATGGAGGGTCTAGTTTTTTAGCTACAGTAATGGCAAGCATGCTGTTATTAAGAATAGATTTTGAAACACGTTTATCTAAAGATCAAGCTTTTTTGAAGAGCACGAAAAAATGA
- the murC gene encoding UDP-N-acetylmuramate--L-alanine ligase, with the protein MPNIPLFTSRDVMLIMNHIKKIHFVGIGGTGMCGIAEVLMYEGYDITGSDIVHNNATRHLLEIGVKIYFGHKYSNINNANVIVISSAITPNNPEILAARQARIPIIKRIEMLSELMRFKYGIAVSGTHGKTTTTAMIANIYTESGLNPTFINGGVVKSEGAHARLGYSRYLIVEADESDGSFLHLHPIVEVITNIDTDHINAYQGNLKCLKKAFISFLHNLPFYGHAVVCIDDPIICEILPKINRKIITYGFNKNADLHVFDYHQNIEKSSFTVLRPNKSKLKVTLNVPGCHNALNATAAIAVATEEGISDEHILKTMLYFQGTQRRFENLGHYPLNKINRQIGEFILIDDYGHHPAELYATITTARIGWPDRRLIMVFQPHRYTRIKELYNDFVNVLSNVDILLILDVYSAGETPILGADSQSLCCTIRKHGKINPIFISSTQMLSDILTQFLKNNDLLLIQGAGTVSEIVRELIIKK; encoded by the coding sequence ATGCCTAATATACCATTATTTACATCAAGAGATGTTATGTTAATAATGAATCATATCAAAAAAATACATTTTGTTGGAATCGGTGGAACTGGTATGTGCGGCATTGCAGAAGTATTAATGTATGAAGGTTATGATATTACTGGTTCTGATATTGTACATAATAATGCGACCCGTCACTTACTTGAGATAGGGGTAAAAATTTATTTTGGCCATAAGTATAGTAATATAAATAACGCTAATGTTATCGTCATATCTAGTGCTATTACTCCAAATAATCCGGAAATTTTAGCTGCGAGACAAGCTCGAATTCCTATTATTAAACGAATAGAAATGTTATCTGAACTCATGAGATTTAAATATGGAATAGCTGTTTCTGGAACGCATGGAAAGACTACTACTACAGCAATGATAGCTAATATTTATACTGAGTCAGGGTTAAATCCAACTTTTATAAACGGAGGTGTAGTAAAATCGGAAGGTGCGCATGCTCGCCTTGGATATAGTCGTTATTTAATCGTAGAAGCAGACGAAAGTGATGGTTCATTTTTGCATTTACATCCCATAGTAGAGGTAATTACTAATATTGATACTGATCATATAAATGCATATCAAGGTAATCTCAAATGTCTTAAAAAAGCATTTATTAGTTTTCTGCATAATCTACCATTTTATGGACATGCTGTGGTTTGCATTGATGATCCCATAATTTGTGAGATTTTACCCAAGATTAATAGAAAAATTATCACTTATGGTTTTAATAAGAATGCTGATTTACATGTTTTTGATTATCATCAAAATATAGAAAAAAGTAGTTTTACTGTATTACGTCCAAATAAATCAAAATTAAAGGTAACTTTAAATGTCCCTGGTTGCCATAACGCACTTAATGCTACGGCTGCTATTGCTGTAGCAACTGAAGAAGGAATTAGTGATGAACATATTCTTAAAACTATGTTATATTTTCAAGGAACGCAACGACGTTTTGAAAATCTAGGTCATTATCCTTTAAATAAAATAAATCGTCAAATAGGAGAATTTATATTAATAGATGACTATGGACATCATCCTGCTGAGTTATATGCTACTATTACAACAGCTCGAATTGGATGGCCTGATAGACGATTAATTATGGTATTTCAACCTCATAGGTATACACGTATAAAAGAATTATACAATGATTTCGTTAATGTACTTTCTAATGTAGATATTCTTTTAATACTAGATGTTTATTCTGCTGGTGAAACACCTATTTTAGGAGCAGACAGTCAATCTCTGTGTTGTACCATTCGTAAACATGGGAAAATTAATCCAATATTTATATCAAGCACGCAGATGTTATCAGATATACTAACTCAATTCTTGAAAAATAATGATTTGCTCTTAATTCAAGGAGCAGGTACAGTTAGTGAGATTGTGCGCGAATTAATCATTAAAAAATAA